The Sphaerospermopsis torques-reginae ITEP-024 genome has a window encoding:
- a CDS encoding MFS transporter has product MFAYNFTPIKFILILQIIVCFMAMTYINMMPIFAKEVLKGNAETMGFLMTATAFGSIFSGIYLMQRKQAIGLEKVMAISTLVLGLSLILFSRSTQLEICLVLIFIVGLTNTLTLASISNFLQVILVEEDKRGRVTSIFMTTFLGILPFGNLFFGGLANYIGVDNALLFGGICCILGTYFFARQLSNIRKLVNPIYQEMGLLS; this is encoded by the coding sequence ATTTTTGCATATAATTTTACACCGATTAAATTCATTTTAATCTTGCAAATTATAGTTTGTTTTATGGCAATGACTTATATAAATATGATGCCAATATTTGCCAAGGAAGTATTAAAAGGCAATGCAGAAACAATGGGTTTTCTCATGACTGCTACAGCTTTTGGTTCTATATTTTCCGGTATTTATCTAATGCAGCGTAAACAAGCAATAGGATTAGAGAAAGTTATGGCAATTTCTACTCTAGTGCTGGGATTATCGTTAATATTATTTTCTCGCTCCACACAGCTAGAAATTTGTTTGGTATTAATCTTTATTGTGGGATTAACAAACACCCTGACTCTAGCTTCTATTAGTAATTTTCTGCAAGTAATTTTAGTGGAAGAAGATAAAAGAGGACGAGTAACCAGTATATTTATGACTACTTTTTTGGGAATATTACCTTTTGGTAATTTATTTTTCGGAGGATTAGCAAATTATATTGGGGTTGATAATGCTTTATTATTTGGCGGTATTTGTTGTATTTTGGGAACTTATTTTTTTGCTAGACAATTATCAAATATTAGAAAATTGGTAAATCCAATATATCAAGAAATGGGATTACTTTCTTAA
- a CDS encoding SDR family NAD(P)-dependent oxidoreductase, whose protein sequence is MAGKLDGKVAIITGASSGIGKATAISLAAEGAKVVIAARRGERLEAVAKHITENGRQALPVVADITDEVQVKNLIQKANAEFGRVDILVNNAGISFPGRIENADPANWRKMIDINVLALMYATYTVLPIFKAQKSGHIVNISSVAGRIARAGMAGYNVTKWGVNAFSEALRQEVYQDNIRVTIIEPGLVETEIDQHITDVVAKQEIETRRKAITPLQSEDIAAAIIYAVTQPQHVNVNEILIRPTLQDR, encoded by the coding sequence ATGGCAGGTAAATTAGATGGTAAAGTGGCTATTATTACCGGAGCTTCTTCGGGAATTGGTAAAGCTACGGCTATTTCATTAGCAGCAGAAGGGGCAAAAGTAGTAATTGCTGCCAGAAGGGGAGAGCGTTTAGAAGCAGTAGCAAAACATATTACTGAAAATGGTAGACAAGCATTACCTGTTGTTGCAGATATTACCGATGAAGTACAGGTTAAAAATTTGATCCAAAAAGCTAATGCAGAATTTGGGCGCGTAGATATTTTGGTAAACAATGCAGGTATATCATTTCCAGGCAGGATTGAAAATGCAGATCCCGCAAACTGGCGAAAAATGATTGATATTAATGTTCTGGCGTTAATGTACGCAACTTACACAGTTTTACCTATATTCAAAGCGCAGAAATCAGGACATATCGTTAATATTTCATCCGTAGCTGGTCGCATCGCTCGTGCAGGAATGGCTGGTTATAATGTGACTAAATGGGGTGTAAACGCCTTTTCGGAAGCATTACGGCAAGAAGTGTATCAAGATAATATCCGTGTTACTATTATTGAGCCTGGTTTGGTAGAAACAGAAATTGATCAGCATATTACCGATGTAGTGGCAAAGCAGGAAATTGAAACCAGACGAAAAGCAATTACACCATTACAAAGTGAAGATATAGCAGCAGCAATAATTTATGCTGTTACCCAACCACAGCACGTAAATGTGAATGAAATCTTGATTCGGCCTACTCTGCAAGATCGATAA
- a CDS encoding O-acetylhomoserine aminocarboxypropyltransferase/cysteine synthase family protein, protein MSENYRFETLQVHAGQEPAPGTNARAVPIYQTTSYVFDDAEHGARLFALQEFGNIYTRIMNPTTDVFEKRIAALEGGVAALATSSGQAAQFLAISTIAQAGDNIVSTSFLYGGTYNQFKVSLPRLGINVKFVEGDDPENFRQAIDENTKALYVETIGNPQFNIPDFTALAHIAHENGIPLIVDNTFGAGGYLARPIEHGADIVVESATKWIGGHGTSIGGVIVDSGKFDWGNGKFPLFTEPSPGYHGLNFQEVFGKGSQFGNIAFIIRARVEGLRDLGAALSPFNAFLLLQGLETLSLRVDRHVNNALELAKWLEQQEQVAWVNYPGLPNHPYHERAKKYLRHGFGGVLNFGIKGGLEAGKAFISNVKLASHLANVGDAKTLVIHPASTTHQQLSDSEQISAGVTPDLVRVSVGIEHIDDIKEDFEQAFKKVTGDR, encoded by the coding sequence ATGTCAGAAAACTATCGTTTTGAAACCCTACAAGTCCATGCTGGACAAGAACCTGCACCTGGTACTAATGCCCGCGCTGTACCAATTTATCAAACCACTTCCTACGTTTTTGATGATGCTGAACATGGAGCGCGGTTATTTGCTCTCCAGGAATTTGGTAACATTTATACCCGGATCATGAATCCGACAACGGATGTATTTGAAAAAAGAATTGCAGCATTAGAGGGTGGTGTGGCAGCTTTAGCCACTTCTAGCGGTCAAGCGGCACAATTTTTGGCAATAAGTACGATCGCTCAAGCAGGAGATAATATTGTTTCTACCAGTTTCCTCTATGGGGGAACTTATAACCAGTTCAAAGTTTCCTTACCACGATTGGGAATAAATGTCAAATTTGTGGAAGGAGATGACCCAGAAAATTTCCGTCAAGCAATTGATGAAAACACAAAAGCTCTCTACGTTGAAACCATTGGTAATCCCCAATTTAACATCCCCGATTTTACAGCCTTAGCCCACATTGCCCACGAAAATGGTATTCCTTTAATTGTAGATAATACCTTTGGTGCAGGTGGATATCTAGCACGACCAATTGAACATGGTGCAGATATTGTTGTGGAATCTGCAACCAAGTGGATTGGTGGACATGGTACATCTATTGGCGGTGTAATAGTTGATTCTGGTAAATTTGACTGGGGTAATGGCAAATTTCCCCTCTTTACCGAACCTTCCCCTGGTTATCATGGATTGAATTTTCAAGAAGTATTTGGGAAAGGTAGTCAATTTGGTAATATTGCTTTTATTATTCGCGCCAGAGTCGAAGGATTACGAGATTTAGGAGCAGCATTAAGTCCATTTAACGCTTTTCTATTACTGCAAGGATTAGAAACCCTTTCCCTGCGTGTAGATCGTCATGTTAACAATGCTTTAGAATTGGCTAAATGGTTAGAACAACAAGAGCAGGTAGCATGGGTTAATTATCCAGGACTTCCCAATCATCCATATCATGAACGAGCTAAAAAATATCTCCGACATGGTTTTGGGGGAGTTCTCAATTTTGGTATCAAAGGTGGACTAGAAGCAGGTAAAGCTTTTATTAGTAATGTGAAATTAGCCAGTCATTTGGCTAATGTTGGTGATGCAAAAACCCTTGTTATTCATCCTGCTTCTACAACTCATCAACAGCTAAGTGATAGTGAACAAATTTCGGCTGGTGTAACACCAGATTTAGTGCGGGTATCTGTGGGAATTGAACATATTGACGATATTAAGGAGGATTTTGAACAAGCATTTAAGAAGGTGACAGGTGACAGGTGA
- a CDS encoding MFS transporter: MLKQNRTSFKKSNKIVAFLEALPAIKSPNLACFVIGESLSFFGSWMTQIALVWMVYQLTNSPMLVGIAGFTNQAMGLVITPIIGVLLDRWNLRYVLLTTQIVSIFLSLLLTFLTVSNHINFIAIIIIGTLQGIVKAFDLPARQVTIPRLVENRSDTYSAMAVHSFLINTAKFVSPMIGGLMIAKNGAASCFLVDAISYLPFISAILTMKINLSINTESSSKKNLA, encoded by the coding sequence ATGTTAAAACAAAATAGAACTTCTTTCAAGAAAAGTAACAAAATAGTTGCTTTTTTGGAAGCTCTACCTGCAATTAAATCACCCAACTTAGCTTGTTTTGTGATTGGTGAAAGCCTGTCTTTTTTTGGATCTTGGATGACACAAATTGCTTTAGTATGGATGGTTTATCAATTAACAAATTCACCAATGTTAGTTGGTATCGCTGGCTTTACAAATCAAGCTATGGGTTTGGTTATTACACCAATAATAGGAGTATTACTAGATAGATGGAATTTAAGATATGTGTTATTAACTACTCAGATAGTTTCTATTTTTCTATCTTTGTTATTAACCTTTTTAACTGTTAGTAATCATATTAATTTTATAGCTATTATTATCATTGGTACTCTTCAAGGAATTGTCAAAGCTTTTGATTTACCAGCACGTCAAGTAACAATTCCCAGATTAGTAGAAAATAGAAGTGATACATATAGTGCGATGGCTGTGCATTCATTTTTAATTAATACCGCTAAATTTGTTAGTCCCATGATTGGGGGTTTGATGATTGCAAAAAATGGTGCAGCTTCATGCTTTTTAGTAGATGCTATTAGCTACTTACCTTTTATATCAGCTATTTTAACAATGAAAATTAACCTCAGCATTAATACAGAATCTTCCTCTAAAAAAAATTTGGCATAA
- the metX gene encoding homoserine O-acetyltransferase MetX translates to MKYLDFISPQTQFYQLSKPFPLESGEVLINVQVAYRTWGKLNINRDNGVLICHALTGSADADDWWGDLFGSGKAFDPAQDFIVCSNILGSCYGTTGATSINPNTGKVYGASFPRITIRDMVHLQAALLEYLEVKFLQLVIGGSLGGMQVLEWALLYPEKVRAIAPMASPGKHSAWSIGLSEAQRQAIYTDPNWQGGNYTSDAPPNQGLAVARMMAMITYRYWESFSNRFGRQQDESNQFAMASYLHYQGQKLIERFDANTYITLTHAMDSHDVGWNRKDYQSVLQSINQPTLIISIDSDVLYPPVEQQELVDLIPHAQLGLLKSIHGHDAFLIDLEALNEMVVSFREELEFFV, encoded by the coding sequence ATGAAATACCTAGACTTCATTTCACCACAAACCCAGTTTTACCAGTTATCAAAACCATTTCCATTAGAATCTGGTGAAGTATTAATTAATGTTCAGGTTGCTTACCGTACTTGGGGAAAATTAAACATAAACCGCGATAATGGAGTCTTAATTTGTCACGCGCTTACTGGTTCTGCGGACGCTGACGACTGGTGGGGAGATTTGTTTGGTTCTGGGAAAGCCTTTGATCCTGCTCAGGATTTTATCGTGTGCAGCAACATTTTAGGAAGTTGTTACGGTACAACTGGAGCAACTTCTATTAACCCAAATACAGGAAAGGTTTATGGTGCATCTTTTCCCAGAATTACAATTCGGGATATGGTTCACCTCCAAGCTGCACTTTTAGAATATTTAGAAGTTAAATTTCTACAGTTGGTAATTGGTGGTTCATTGGGTGGAATGCAAGTTTTAGAATGGGCTTTATTATATCCAGAAAAGGTGAGAGCGATCGCACCAATGGCATCACCTGGAAAACATTCAGCATGGTCTATTGGTTTAAGTGAAGCACAAAGACAGGCAATTTATACAGATCCAAATTGGCAAGGGGGAAACTATACAAGTGATGCACCACCGAACCAAGGACTAGCTGTAGCACGAATGATGGCAATGATTACCTATCGTTATTGGGAGAGTTTTTCAAATCGTTTTGGCAGACAGCAGGATGAATCCAATCAGTTTGCTATGGCTAGTTATTTACATTATCAAGGTCAAAAACTAATAGAACGTTTTGATGCTAATACTTATATTACATTAACTCATGCAATGGATAGTCATGATGTGGGATGGAATAGAAAAGATTATCAATCGGTTTTGCAAAGTATCAATCAACCAACTTTAATTATCTCCATTGATTCTGATGTTCTTTATCCTCCAGTAGAACAACAAGAATTAGTAGATTTAATTCCTCATGCTCAATTGGGTTTGCTCAAATCAATCCACGGACATGATGCTTTTTTAATTGATCTGGAAGCATTGAATGAAATGGTGGTTTCTTTTAGGGAAGAATTGGAATTTTTTGTTTAA
- a CDS encoding HEAT repeat domain-containing protein gives MFTDTDSELNQWLEMLRSPDVSDRLVAVKSLQHLGEDAAVDALIIALQDESTAVQKIAVSALWELANPVAVPALLKTLASPDIEVRTEALSALGELVTTDHLLLLLDALNQENINLQINILILLRKIHDIQSLPAVLSFFDSKYSELREAAVTTLRYLNQVQICPPALSLINDSDDNVRRATALTLGHLVDQEIVTLLSQLLTSDPDWQVRRNAAKSLAIHANSEAITALKIALEDEHWQVRKFTLQVLQKMPDQNLLPDLIKALTDEYSDVRKEAAIALGNLENADALNALQQALDDPDRDVSIYAERAIKKIENLAI, from the coding sequence ATGTTTACAGATACAGATTCAGAATTAAATCAATGGTTGGAAATGTTGCGATCGCCTGATGTGAGCGATCGCCTAGTTGCGGTAAAATCTCTACAACATCTAGGAGAAGACGCAGCAGTTGACGCTTTAATTATCGCTCTCCAAGATGAAAGCACCGCAGTACAAAAAATAGCCGTATCTGCACTTTGGGAACTTGCTAATCCTGTTGCTGTACCCGCTTTATTAAAAACTCTCGCTTCCCCAGATATAGAAGTTCGCACTGAAGCATTATCAGCATTAGGTGAATTAGTCACCACAGATCATTTATTGCTTTTATTGGATGCACTGAATCAAGAAAATATCAATCTCCAAATTAACATCTTAATCTTATTGCGGAAGATACATGATATTCAATCTTTACCTGCGGTGTTATCTTTTTTTGATTCCAAATATTCAGAACTCCGAGAAGCTGCTGTGACAACTTTACGTTATTTAAACCAAGTACAAATCTGTCCACCAGCTTTATCTTTAATTAATGATTCTGATGATAATGTCCGTCGTGCAACAGCATTAACTTTAGGACATTTAGTAGATCAAGAAATTGTCACATTATTGAGTCAATTATTAACTTCCGATCCTGATTGGCAAGTACGACGCAATGCAGCTAAATCTCTAGCAATTCACGCTAATTCAGAAGCAATTACAGCTTTGAAAATTGCTCTAGAAGATGAACATTGGCAAGTGCGAAAATTCACGCTTCAAGTATTACAAAAAATGCCAGATCAAAATTTATTGCCTGATTTGATTAAAGCACTAACAGACGAATATTCTGATGTCAGAAAAGAGGCAGCTATAGCACTTGGTAACTTAGAAAATGCTGATGCTTTAAATGCACTTCAACAAGCACTAGATGATCCTGATAGAGATGTTTCTATTTACGCGGAAAGAGCAATTAAAAAGATTGAAAATTTGGCTATTTAA
- a CDS encoding sulfonate ABC transporter substrate-binding protein gives MLSKFSLFRLFEVGITFLKKSNFRNFFLLFAVGLSLTLAISACSPNTTETASPNPTSNAANSNTVIRIGYQKAATVLYALKAKGELEKALKASGASVTWTEFPAGPPMLEALNAGSIDFGYTGEAPPIFAQAAGTPFVYVAYDPWTPKAEAIIVHKDSPIKNVADLKGKKVAFAKGSNTNYLVVKALEKAGLKYTDIKPTFLPPADARVAFEGRNVDAWAIWDPFLAAAEKATGARTLTDATGLAPNLGYYLAAKSFVDKNPEGLKTVLDGVNKVSDWAKNNPTEVAQLLSPVLGIDAAVLETAEKRRDYGVLPLTEEVISKQQEIADTFYQIKLIPKEIKVKEVVWQEKK, from the coding sequence ATGTTGAGTAAATTCTCTCTATTCCGATTATTTGAAGTTGGAATCACTTTTCTTAAAAAATCGAACTTTCGCAATTTTTTCTTACTGTTTGCAGTTGGATTAAGCTTGACTTTAGCTATTTCTGCTTGTTCTCCCAACACAACCGAAACAGCTAGTCCAAATCCAACTTCTAATGCAGCAAATAGCAATACCGTAATTCGCATTGGCTACCAAAAAGCTGCAACTGTTCTTTACGCACTCAAAGCAAAAGGGGAATTAGAAAAAGCGTTAAAAGCCTCTGGTGCTTCTGTGACATGGACTGAATTTCCCGCAGGTCCACCGATGTTAGAAGCTTTAAATGCTGGTAGTATTGACTTTGGTTACACGGGAGAAGCACCACCAATTTTTGCTCAAGCAGCAGGTACACCATTTGTATATGTTGCCTATGATCCTTGGACTCCCAAAGCAGAAGCGATTATTGTTCATAAGGATTCACCTATTAAAAATGTGGCTGATCTTAAAGGTAAAAAAGTTGCTTTTGCGAAAGGATCAAATACTAACTATTTAGTAGTCAAAGCCCTAGAAAAAGCTGGATTAAAATACACCGATATCAAACCAACTTTCCTTCCTCCAGCAGATGCTCGTGTAGCATTTGAAGGTAGAAATGTTGATGCTTGGGCAATTTGGGACCCATTTTTAGCCGCAGCCGAAAAAGCAACTGGCGCACGCACTCTCACAGATGCCACTGGATTAGCTCCCAATTTAGGTTATTATCTGGCTGCTAAATCTTTTGTAGATAAAAATCCAGAAGGTTTAAAAACAGTTTTGGATGGGGTAAATAAAGTTAGCGATTGGGCAAAAAATAATCCTACTGAAGTAGCTCAGTTACTTTCACCTGTATTGGGTATAGATGCGGCTGTTTTAGAAACAGCAGAAAAGCGGCGTGATTATGGTGTACTACCTCTGACAGAGGAAGTAATTAGCAAACAACAAGAAATTGCTGATACTTTTTATCAAATCAAATTGATTCCTAAAGAAATTAAGGTTAAAGAAGTAGTTTGGCAAGAAAAGAAATAA
- a CDS encoding protein-tyrosine phosphatase family protein, with amino-acid sequence MYKFAPAWEQETIVFGASRPGYTDNQVYDWIEFMKFQNIRRVCCLLSEKQLANYAHLLDKYRQEFGNKKICWTPIEDFYLSDLETLTEKIIPFLITANQQNEKVVVHCAGGIGRTGHILAAWLVTMRGFSNQDAISAVIRTGRNPHEAVMLSENPLQVARELNVLLNNCRLAFLTN; translated from the coding sequence ATGTACAAATTTGCCCCTGCTTGGGAACAAGAAACAATAGTTTTTGGTGCTTCTCGACCTGGATATACTGATAATCAGGTATATGATTGGATTGAGTTTATGAAATTCCAAAATATCAGGCGAGTTTGCTGTTTACTTAGTGAAAAACAACTAGCTAATTATGCCCACCTTTTAGATAAATATCGGCAAGAATTTGGTAATAAAAAAATTTGTTGGACACCAATTGAAGATTTTTATTTATCTGATTTAGAAACACTCACAGAGAAAATTATACCTTTTTTGATCACAGCAAATCAACAAAATGAAAAAGTAGTTGTGCATTGTGCTGGTGGAATTGGCCGCACTGGACATATATTAGCAGCGTGGTTAGTTACTATGCGGGGATTTTCTAATCAAGATGCAATTTCTGCTGTTATAAGAACAGGAAGAAATCCTCATGAAGCTGTAATGTTAAGTGAAAATCCATTACAAGTTGCACGAGAATTAAATGTGCTGCTGAATAATTGTCGTCTAGCATTCTTAACTAATTGA
- a CDS encoding 4Fe-4S dicluster domain-containing protein yields the protein MALINQRVDVPVIVDESKCLEKCVACIEVCPLDVLAKNPETGKAYMKYDECWFCLPCEKECPTNAITVQIPFLLR from the coding sequence ATGGCTTTAATTAATCAAAGAGTAGATGTCCCAGTAATTGTGGATGAATCTAAATGTTTAGAAAAATGTGTTGCTTGTATTGAAGTTTGTCCTTTGGATGTGTTAGCAAAAAATCCAGAAACAGGAAAAGCGTACATGAAATATGATGAATGTTGGTTCTGTCTACCCTGTGAGAAAGAATGTCCAACAAATGCGATTACAGTACAAATTCCTTTTTTATTGCGGTAG
- a CDS encoding Mrp/NBP35 family ATP-binding protein, with amino-acid sequence MLKKSDLNNSLLQEEVQTDSSHLPQEEVIQLLKQVIEPTLKNDIVSLGMVRNLRIVDQYIYLRLYIGSRQQHLEAEIETVLSSLTWCKKTYIQVCTIPGVKTTLAISSGKGGVGKSTTAVNLAAALRLTGAKVGLLDADVYGPNVPQMLGLGQSEVTVIDTANGQKFLPLEVHGIKVISVGLLAEPDHPLAWRGPVLHKIITQFIHAVEWGELDYLLIDLPPGTGDAQITIVQESPICGVILVTTPQQVAVADVRRSIYMFRQVGVPVLGIIENMSYFIGVNGEETAIFGSGGGEKLSNELQAPLLGKIPLDPRICNGGDTGQPLTLADSSLATSQVFIDIAAALENTFLAFSSDL; translated from the coding sequence ATGCTGAAAAAATCAGATTTGAACAATAGCCTTTTGCAAGAGGAAGTACAAACAGATTCTTCCCATCTCCCACAAGAAGAAGTTATTCAACTCCTGAAACAAGTAATTGAACCTACCCTAAAAAACGACATCGTTAGTTTAGGAATGGTACGAAATCTGCGGATAGTTGATCAATATATTTATTTGCGCTTGTATATAGGTTCTCGTCAGCAGCACTTAGAAGCAGAAATAGAAACCGTTTTATCATCATTAACTTGGTGTAAAAAAACCTACATTCAAGTTTGTACAATTCCAGGGGTAAAAACGACATTAGCCATATCTAGCGGTAAAGGGGGTGTGGGTAAATCCACAACCGCAGTTAATTTAGCCGCGGCTTTGAGGTTAACAGGAGCGAAAGTTGGGTTATTAGATGCTGATGTTTATGGTCCTAATGTTCCTCAGATGTTGGGATTAGGACAATCGGAAGTTACAGTTATTGATACTGCTAATGGTCAGAAATTTTTACCTTTAGAAGTTCATGGTATCAAAGTCATATCTGTAGGATTGTTGGCAGAACCGGATCATCCTCTAGCATGGCGTGGACCCGTCTTACATAAAATCATTACTCAATTTATCCATGCAGTTGAGTGGGGAGAATTGGACTATCTGTTGATAGACTTGCCTCCCGGTACTGGTGATGCTCAAATCACGATTGTGCAAGAAAGCCCGATTTGTGGGGTGATATTGGTAACAACACCTCAACAAGTGGCTGTTGCTGATGTGCGTCGCAGTATCTATATGTTTCGTCAAGTGGGTGTTCCTGTTCTCGGTATTATCGAGAATATGAGCTATTTTATCGGCGTAAATGGGGAAGAAACTGCGATTTTTGGCAGTGGCGGCGGTGAAAAGTTATCAAATGAACTCCAAGCACCGCTTTTAGGCAAAATTCCCCTCGATCCGCGTATTTGTAATGGTGGTGATACTGGTCAACCTCTTACCCTTGCTGACTCTAGTTTAGCTACAAGTCAGGTATTTATAGATATTGCTGCGGCTTTAGAGAATACTTTTCTTGCTTTTTCTAGTGATCTATGA
- a CDS encoding fumarate reductase/succinate dehydrogenase flavoprotein subunit encodes MVTNINTQWLKTDVLVIGGGTAGTMAGIKAKQANPDAEVLILEKANIRRSGAIAMGMDGVNTAVIPGNSTPEQYTREVTIANDGILHQKAVYQTGKLGFETIQELENWGVKFQKDPQGNYDVKQVHRVGKYVLPMPEGKDLKTILTRQVKRHKVKVTNRVMATRILVKNGRAIGAVGFDVRGGDFVVIQAKAVILSTGACGRLGLPASGYLYGTYENPTNAGDGYSMAYHAGAELSNIECFQINPLIKDYNGPACAYVAGPFGAYTANAEGNRFINCDYWSGQMMLEIWKELNSGKGPIQMKMTHLDEDTISEIESVLWANERPSRERFHEGRGENYRTHGVEMNISEIGLCSGHSASGVWVNEKAETTVPGLYAAGDMASVPHNYMIGAFVFGRLAGENAINYIENLEHIEPDPDFLETEKARIYEPLNQPNGIPHTQVEYKLRRIVNDYLQPPKSGNKMEIGLNNFVRYHEILAQMGARDPHELMRCMEVHFIRDCAEMAARASLYRRESRWGLYHYRLDFPDKNNEEWFCHVNLKKNELGEMILFKRQIEPYVVEVDLQQEVYDVAVR; translated from the coding sequence ATGGTAACAAACATCAATACACAGTGGCTAAAAACCGACGTTTTAGTAATTGGTGGTGGGACTGCGGGGACAATGGCAGGAATTAAAGCCAAACAAGCAAATCCTGATGCTGAGGTGTTAATTTTAGAAAAAGCAAATATTCGCCGTAGTGGGGCGATCGCAATGGGAATGGATGGAGTTAATACAGCCGTTATTCCTGGCAATTCCACCCCAGAACAATATACCCGCGAAGTCACCATTGCTAACGATGGTATTCTGCACCAAAAAGCCGTTTATCAAACAGGTAAATTAGGTTTTGAAACCATTCAAGAATTAGAGAATTGGGGCGTTAAATTCCAAAAAGATCCCCAAGGGAATTATGACGTTAAACAAGTGCATCGGGTAGGAAAATATGTCTTACCCATGCCAGAAGGTAAAGACTTAAAAACCATTCTTACCCGCCAAGTTAAACGCCATAAAGTGAAGGTTACAAACCGCGTTATGGCAACTAGAATATTAGTAAAAAATGGTAGAGCCATTGGTGCAGTTGGGTTTGATGTGCGCGGTGGAGATTTTGTAGTTATTCAAGCTAAAGCTGTTATACTTTCTACAGGTGCTTGTGGACGTTTGGGTTTGCCTGCATCTGGCTATCTTTATGGAACTTATGAAAATCCTACAAATGCCGGAGATGGTTATTCAATGGCTTATCATGCAGGAGCAGAATTAAGCAATATTGAATGTTTCCAGATCAACCCATTAATCAAAGATTATAATGGTCCAGCCTGTGCCTATGTTGCGGGTCCATTTGGTGCGTATACAGCCAATGCTGAAGGAAACCGCTTCATTAATTGCGATTATTGGAGTGGGCAAATGATGTTAGAGATTTGGAAAGAATTAAACTCTGGTAAAGGACCAATTCAAATGAAAATGACTCATTTGGATGAGGATACAATTTCCGAAATTGAGTCCGTTTTATGGGCAAATGAAAGACCGAGTAGAGAACGTTTTCATGAGGGTAGAGGTGAAAATTACCGTACTCATGGCGTAGAAATGAATATTTCAGAAATAGGATTATGTAGTGGACATAGTGCTTCTGGTGTGTGGGTGAATGAAAAAGCAGAAACTACAGTACCCGGACTTTATGCAGCCGGAGATATGGCCAGCGTTCCTCATAATTATATGATTGGTGCATTTGTCTTTGGTCGGTTAGCAGGAGAAAATGCCATTAATTATATTGAAAATTTAGAACATATAGAACCTGATCCTGATTTTCTGGAAACAGAAAAAGCGAGAATTTATGAACCATTAAATCAACCAAATGGTATTCCTCATACTCAAGTTGAATATAAGTTACGCCGAATAGTGAATGATTATCTACAACCACCAAAATCCGGTAATAAAATGGAAATTGGACTAAATAATTTTGTGCGTTATCATGAAATATTAGCCCAAATGGGAGCGCGTGACCCTCATGAACTGATGCGGTGTATGGAAGTACATTTTATCCGTGATTGTGCAGAAATGGCAGCACGAGCATCTTTATATCGTCGGGAAAGTCGTTGGGGTTTATATCATTATCGGTTGGATTTTCCAGATAAAAATAATGAAGAGTGGTTTTGTCATGTAAATTTGAAAAAGAATGAATTAGGAGAAATGATTTTATTCAAACGTCAAATTGAGCCTTATGTTGTGGAGGTTGATTTACAGCAAGAAGTTTATGATGTTGCGGTTAGATAA